From one Chloroflexota bacterium genomic stretch:
- a CDS encoding EamA family transporter: MLGALFAVLSALSFAFSTITARRGVIGSSASFGLYITVILGVPLFAIAALATGQIFDTFDLSPEAMLLLAGAGVLHFLIGRYCNYRCIDAIGSNRSQPLQATNTIYSVVVAVIVLSEEVTPLMGVGIVLLVVGPMIMVERRRQRQPEPVAAQTAEQPAAAATPTAGTPRPNAATNPRYVEGYTFGLLSAAAYGTSPIMIRYALEDTGLGIAGGLIAYIAAAGLLIATLAIPGQLKNMRGFDLKVVPMFSASAVAVFLAQLFRFAALAIAPVSLVTPLTRLGVVFVPTLSFVFNRNLESFSLRVLIGIALSGLGAVLLAIGVT; the protein is encoded by the coding sequence ATGCTGGGCGCCCTGTTTGCCGTGCTCTCGGCCCTCTCCTTCGCCTTCAGCACCATCACCGCGCGGCGAGGGGTGATTGGCAGTTCCGCATCGTTTGGACTCTACATAACTGTAATTCTCGGCGTCCCTCTCTTCGCCATCGCTGCCCTTGCCACTGGCCAGATCTTCGACACCTTCGACCTCTCGCCGGAGGCCATGTTGCTGCTGGCCGGCGCCGGCGTTCTGCACTTCCTCATCGGCCGGTACTGCAACTACCGCTGCATCGACGCCATCGGCTCGAACCGCTCCCAGCCTCTGCAGGCCACGAATACCATCTACTCCGTCGTCGTCGCAGTGATCGTGCTGAGCGAGGAGGTCACCCCCTTGATGGGTGTTGGCATCGTCCTCCTCGTGGTCGGCCCCATGATCATGGTCGAGCGCCGACGCCAGCGGCAGCCGGAGCCGGTCGCCGCCCAGACCGCCGAACAGCCCGCCGCGGCGGCAACGCCAACCGCCGGCACGCCCAGGCCCAACGCCGCCACCAATCCCCGCTACGTCGAGGGGTACACTTTTGGGCTCCTCTCCGCCGCCGCCTACGGCACCAGCCCCATCATGATTCGCTACGCGCTTGAGGACACGGGGCTGGGCATCGCCGGCGGCTTGATTGCCTACATCGCCGCGGCGGGCCTCCTCATCGCGACGCTGGCCATTCCCGGCCAGCTGAAGAACATGCGCGGCTTCGACCTGAAGGTAGTGCCGATGTTCTCCGCCAGCGCCGTTGCCGTCTTCCTGGCGCAGCTCTTCCGGTTTGCAGCGCTGGCCATCGCCCCCGTGTCGCTGGTGACCCCTCTGACGCGCCTCGGCGTCGTCTTCGTCCCCACTCTCAGCTTCGTCTTCAACCGGAACCTGGAGAGCTTCAGCCTCCGTGTCCTCATCGGCATCGCGCTGTCAGGCCTGGGCGCCGTGCTCCTGGCCATCGGCGTCACCTAA
- a CDS encoding MFS transporter, producing MSKQQQEPARPSGIFYGWWIVLASMSVLVIGSGFYWQGFGVFFLSLQEEFATNRAALSGAIALSQLEGGMLGPLGGYLVDRYGPRRMITIGAITMGVGFLLMSQVTSLLMFYIVFLGVISVGMSVGIRVPALVAPANWFVKKRGLAIGISLTGSGLGGLFIPILGLLIVNYGWRTTAVAAGIAIWVLAIPLALIMRTRPEDHGLLPDGERPSERQPAPAASGSTDASSAVRAPVDHMEGDYTLRSALRLPVFWFLAVAFGLRQFAVGAISLHVVPFMVDTGRSLEVASTILAATTLTSVVGRLGFGWLADRFPPRYIMAVSMVMVGIGALILSNVTDGWTLLVLYIVVYAIGWGGGAVTMNATRGAYFGRRAFGTISGTMDFFQMFGLVLGPIFAGFVFDITGNYTIAFTSFAVSAAASGVLMVFLRPPRRAPSTRQDATDTALHEG from the coding sequence ATGAGCAAACAGCAGCAAGAGCCCGCCCGTCCGTCAGGCATCTTCTACGGCTGGTGGATCGTTCTGGCGTCGATGAGCGTGCTGGTCATCGGCAGCGGCTTCTACTGGCAGGGGTTCGGTGTCTTCTTCCTCTCCCTGCAGGAGGAGTTCGCCACCAACCGGGCAGCCCTCAGCGGCGCCATCGCCCTCTCGCAGCTCGAGGGCGGCATGCTTGGGCCTCTCGGCGGCTACCTGGTCGACCGCTACGGCCCGAGGCGCATGATCACCATTGGGGCCATTACCATGGGCGTGGGATTCCTGCTCATGAGCCAGGTGACCTCCCTCCTCATGTTCTACATCGTCTTTCTGGGCGTCATCTCCGTGGGCATGTCCGTCGGCATTCGAGTGCCGGCGCTGGTGGCTCCGGCCAACTGGTTCGTCAAGAAGCGCGGCCTCGCGATTGGCATCTCCCTGACGGGCAGCGGCCTGGGAGGGCTTTTCATCCCAATCTTGGGGTTGCTCATAGTCAACTACGGTTGGCGCACAACCGCCGTGGCGGCCGGCATCGCCATCTGGGTGCTGGCGATCCCCCTCGCGCTGATCATGCGCACCCGCCCCGAGGACCACGGCCTCCTCCCCGACGGCGAGCGCCCCAGCGAGCGGCAGCCGGCTCCCGCCGCGTCGGGCTCGACCGATGCGTCCAGCGCCGTCCGGGCCCCGGTGGACCACATGGAGGGCGACTACACCCTGCGGAGCGCGCTGCGGCTGCCGGTGTTTTGGTTTCTGGCGGTTGCGTTCGGTCTGCGCCAGTTCGCCGTTGGGGCCATCTCCCTGCACGTCGTGCCCTTCATGGTCGACACCGGCCGCAGCCTCGAGGTCGCCTCGACCATCCTCGCCGCGACCACCTTGACCAGCGTTGTGGGACGCCTGGGCTTCGGGTGGCTGGCCGACCGCTTCCCGCCTCGCTACATCATGGCCGTCAGCATGGTGATGGTGGGCATTGGCGCCCTCATCCTGAGCAACGTCACGGACGGCTGGACGCTCCTGGTGCTGTACATCGTCGTCTACGCCATCGGCTGGGGCGGCGGCGCCGTCACCATGAACGCCACCCGCGGCGCCTACTTCGGCCGGCGGGCCTTCGGCACCATCTCCGGCACCATGGATTTCTTCCAGATGTTCGGGCTGGTGCTGGGGCCAATCTTTGCGGGCTTCGTCTTCGACATTACGGGGAACTACACAATCGCCTTCACAAGCTTCGCGGTGTCCGCCGCGGCTTCGGGCGTGCTGATGGTGTTCTTGCGCCCGCCGAGACGCGCCCCGTCGACACGGCAGGACGCGACTGACACCGCGCTCCACGAGGGGTAG
- a CDS encoding Rieske 2Fe-2S domain-containing protein produces MLTREDNELLTNIDRGTPMGEVFRRFWIPALLAEELAGPDCDPVEMTLLGESLVAFRDTDGRPGLMDKYCPHRGASLFFGRNEECGIRCVYHGWKFDVDGNCVDMPNAPEGDTFKDKIKIRAYPCVEAGRLIWTYMGPAESQPPFPEFEWTKMPLDHVYVRKFIMECNYLQAMEGDYDPGHGPFLHTVLDGGPQVPQYNVIPNQNRMRPTPENEPFPNAVGPRRQTENDKDNWGHVENSDSGLLFVRSGERPDGTKFASVSPWMAPIFPTAGTTAGPNTYSSNIRIPIDNKSLMFYRVRWAYEPIPNAELEHYKNDGWYFPELIPGTFKPVKNMGNHYQIDRNMQRYFNYSGLSCFPLQDISMMEDQWGAVADRTQEHLTSSDFMIIAVRRRLLKMARNMMEGEEPQEPWRPAAYSYHRAAAMSTEGTVEELVEQVKAECTSQYITDKVTV; encoded by the coding sequence ATGCTGACGAGGGAAGACAACGAGCTGCTTACCAATATCGACCGCGGCACGCCTATGGGCGAGGTGTTCCGCCGCTTCTGGATTCCCGCCCTGTTGGCCGAGGAGCTTGCGGGACCGGACTGCGACCCCGTAGAGATGACGCTCCTGGGCGAGAGCTTGGTGGCATTCCGCGACACGGACGGCCGGCCCGGCCTGATGGACAAGTACTGTCCGCACCGCGGCGCATCGCTGTTCTTCGGCCGGAACGAAGAGTGCGGCATCCGCTGCGTGTACCACGGATGGAAGTTCGACGTCGACGGGAACTGCGTCGACATGCCGAACGCGCCGGAGGGAGACACGTTCAAGGACAAGATCAAGATTCGCGCATACCCGTGCGTGGAGGCCGGCCGCCTGATCTGGACCTACATGGGCCCGGCAGAGAGCCAGCCGCCCTTCCCGGAATTCGAGTGGACGAAGATGCCGCTGGACCACGTCTACGTGCGGAAGTTCATCATGGAGTGCAACTACCTGCAGGCGATGGAAGGCGACTACGACCCCGGCCACGGGCCCTTCCTGCACACGGTGCTGGACGGCGGGCCGCAGGTGCCGCAATACAACGTGATCCCCAACCAGAACCGGATGCGGCCGACCCCTGAGAACGAGCCGTTCCCCAACGCTGTGGGGCCCCGGCGCCAGACCGAGAATGACAAGGACAACTGGGGCCACGTCGAAAACTCCGACTCCGGCCTCCTCTTCGTCCGGTCCGGCGAGCGGCCAGACGGCACCAAGTTCGCCAGTGTGTCCCCCTGGATGGCGCCCATCTTCCCGACGGCCGGCACGACAGCGGGCCCGAACACCTACTCGAGCAACATCCGGATTCCCATCGACAACAAGAGCCTCATGTTCTACCGGGTCCGGTGGGCATACGAGCCCATCCCCAACGCCGAGCTTGAGCACTACAAGAACGACGGCTGGTACTTCCCGGAGCTCATTCCCGGCACGTTCAAGCCGGTGAAGAACATGGGCAACCACTACCAGATCGACCGCAACATGCAGCGGTACTTCAACTACTCCGGCCTGAGCTGCTTCCCGCTCCAGGACATCTCCATGATGGAGGACCAGTGGGGGGCCGTCGCCGACCGCACGCAGGAGCACCTGACGAGCTCTGACTTCATGATCATCGCGGTCCGGAGGCGCTTGCTGAAGATGGCGCGGAACATGATGGAAGGGGAAGAGCCCCAAGAGCCATGGCGGCCTGCGGCCTACTCCTACCACCGCGCGGCGGCAATGTCGACGGAGGGAACGGTCGAGGAACTGGTGGAGCAGGTCAAGGCTGAATGCACGTCGCAGTACATTACCGACAAGGTAACCGTATAG
- a CDS encoding VOC family protein: protein MESVQGFGGFFFRAKDPEGLAKWYQDHLGINPAPMNMEMEPWVTESGVTVFSPFDAGTDYFAADKSFMLNFRVADLDGMVAQLKAADIEVSHESEMEGIGRFARIHDPEGNAIELWEPTS, encoded by the coding sequence ATGGAAAGTGTTCAGGGATTCGGCGGGTTCTTCTTTCGGGCAAAGGACCCGGAAGGGCTCGCGAAATGGTATCAGGACCACCTTGGCATCAATCCTGCTCCGATGAACATGGAGATGGAGCCCTGGGTGACCGAGTCCGGGGTCACGGTCTTCTCGCCCTTCGATGCCGGCACGGACTATTTCGCAGCCGACAAGAGTTTCATGCTGAACTTCCGAGTAGCTGACCTGGACGGGATGGTCGCACAACTGAAGGCTGCGGATATCGAGGTCAGTCACGAGAGCGAGATGGAGGGGATAGGCCGCTTCGCCCGCATTCACGACCCCGAAGGAAACGCGATCGAGCTCTGGGAACCAACGTCGTAA
- a CDS encoding VOC family protein, with translation MAISLNHTIVPAHDKEASAKHIAHILGLKYEGAMGHFAPVRVDERFTLDFDNRENFESHHYAFQVTEEEFDDIFGRIQAEGVVYGSLPGSQGDMQINHRRGGRGLYWKDANGHSWEILTVPN, from the coding sequence ATGGCCATTTCTCTCAACCACACCATCGTCCCGGCGCACGACAAGGAGGCGTCGGCAAAGCACATCGCGCACATCCTCGGCCTGAAGTATGAGGGCGCCATGGGGCACTTCGCTCCGGTGCGCGTGGACGAGCGATTCACGCTGGACTTCGACAACCGGGAGAACTTCGAGTCGCACCATTACGCGTTCCAGGTGACCGAGGAGGAGTTTGACGACATCTTCGGGCGCATCCAGGCGGAGGGCGTCGTGTACGGCAGCCTGCCGGGGTCGCAGGGCGACATGCAGATCAACCACCGCCGCGGCGGCCGAGGGCTCTACTGGAAGGACGCCAACGGCCACAGCTGGGAGATTCTGACTGTACCCAACTAG
- a CDS encoding cysteine synthase family protein: MSGLDYFSTVGGTPLVELAHSSPRPGVRLFAKLEGNNPSGSVKDRVALRIIQAAEESGALSPGQTIVEASTGNMALALAACAKHRGYTMCAIVPPQVAPGIPELLELFGVEILWVEPRSGMLGPIEEAQRLAQENGWWFAQQFASPTNLQAHYEGTGPEILSALPQVDAFVAGIGTGGTVTGAGRRLKERNPATVVVGVEPHFGERLQGLRSLEEGYIPPLLDMSLLDRRFMVDSASAFEAVRRLVEVEGIFAGISSGAVFHAARRVAADVESGNVVMVFADHGWKYLNAFPWMPAPERPQGAPDDVAWW, from the coding sequence ATGAGCGGACTCGACTACTTCTCGACCGTGGGCGGAACGCCCCTGGTGGAGCTGGCACACTCCAGCCCCAGGCCCGGCGTGCGCCTCTTCGCCAAGCTGGAGGGCAACAACCCCAGCGGCAGCGTCAAGGATCGCGTGGCCCTGCGCATCATCCAGGCCGCCGAGGAGAGCGGCGCCCTCTCGCCGGGACAGACCATCGTTGAGGCCAGCACCGGCAACATGGCCCTCGCCCTCGCCGCCTGCGCCAAGCACCGCGGCTACACAATGTGCGCCATCGTCCCGCCCCAGGTCGCCCCCGGCATCCCGGAGCTGCTGGAGCTGTTCGGCGTCGAGATCCTCTGGGTCGAGCCCCGCTCCGGCATGCTCGGCCCCATCGAGGAGGCGCAGCGTTTGGCGCAGGAGAACGGCTGGTGGTTCGCGCAGCAGTTCGCCAGCCCAACGAACCTCCAGGCCCACTATGAGGGCACGGGTCCGGAGATCCTCTCCGCGCTGCCGCAGGTCGACGCCTTCGTGGCCGGCATCGGCACCGGCGGCACGGTCACCGGCGCGGGCCGCCGCCTGAAGGAGCGCAACCCCGCGACCGTCGTAGTCGGCGTCGAGCCCCACTTCGGCGAGCGGCTGCAGGGCCTCCGCAGTCTGGAGGAGGGCTACATTCCGCCCCTGCTCGACATGTCCCTCCTCGACCGCCGCTTCATGGTCGACAGCGCCTCCGCCTTCGAGGCCGTCCGCCGCTTGGTGGAGGTTGAGGGCATCTTCGCGGGCATCTCCTCCGGCGCGGTCTTCCATGCGGCTCGCCGCGTCGCAGCCGACGTGGAGTCCGGCAACGTCGTCATGGTCTTCGCCGACCATGGCTGGAAGTACCTCAACGCCTTCCCGTGGATGCCCGCGCCCGAGCGCCCCCAGGGTGCCCCCGACGACGTTGCGTGGTGGTAG
- a CDS encoding enoyl-ACP reductase — MYTVDLSGKNALVFGVANQRSIAWAIAQALHGAGATVALAYQNERLREPVQALAAEIGDAPLFQCDMSVDEDVVNLYKQVGESMGSLSILVHSIAFANRDDLGGDFSKTDREGFRLALDVSAYSIIPMVRHAAPLMTEGATVVAMTFLAAEKVFPGYNVMGVAKAALENSVRQLAAEYGPAGIRVNAISAGPLDTLSSRVISGYRDMKRIHAERASMGRNITHEDVGGTALYLCSNLSSGVTGEVIHVDAGYSIMGI; from the coding sequence ATGTACACCGTCGACCTCAGCGGGAAGAACGCCCTCGTATTCGGCGTCGCCAACCAGCGGAGCATCGCATGGGCGATTGCCCAGGCGCTCCACGGCGCCGGCGCCACCGTCGCCCTTGCCTACCAGAACGAGCGCCTCCGCGAGCCCGTCCAGGCCCTCGCCGCCGAGATCGGCGACGCCCCGCTCTTCCAGTGCGACATGTCGGTCGACGAGGACGTCGTCAACCTCTACAAGCAGGTCGGCGAGTCGATGGGTTCGCTGTCCATCCTCGTCCACAGCATCGCCTTCGCCAACCGCGACGACCTTGGCGGAGACTTCTCCAAGACTGACCGCGAGGGCTTTCGTCTGGCGCTGGACGTCAGCGCCTACTCCATCATCCCCATGGTCCGCCACGCGGCCCCGCTGATGACGGAAGGCGCCACGGTGGTCGCGATGACGTTCCTGGCAGCCGAGAAGGTCTTTCCGGGCTACAACGTGATGGGCGTCGCCAAGGCGGCATTGGAGAATTCAGTGAGGCAGCTCGCAGCCGAGTACGGCCCCGCGGGAATCCGCGTGAACGCCATCTCAGCGGGGCCGCTGGACACACTCTCGTCGAGGGTCATCTCCGGCTACCGCGACATGAAGCGCATCCACGCCGAGCGCGCTTCCATGGGGCGCAACATAACGCACGAAGACGTCGGCGGCACGGCCCTCTACCTGTGCAGCAACCTCTCCTCCGGCGTCACCGGCGAGGTTATTCACGTAGATGCTGGCTACAGCATCATGGGCATCTAG
- a CDS encoding thiamine pyrophosphate-binding protein, which yields MSGGKAVIDSLMAQGVDTAFGIISVHMMSVYDALYDLQDKFRFISARHEQAAAYEADGYARATGKPGVCFTSTGPGAANTLGALGEAWSASSPVLQVTSNVDLALVDKGLGFLHEPFKQQQMFESVTRWQAMPRTHQEISQTMLDAFNRFQTERPGPIEIEVPTDILHSDADVEVLGRQEQAKSAGDPAAVEKAAQTLAGCKRIVIWAGGGVISAEATAQLRALAERLGAVVVTTYGGKGAFPADHPLYAGVTWGGRGPYGPNPIQKALPEADAVVIVGSRMPYHMTKMVGIKLPETIVQIDIDATELGKNYPVTAGVQGDAALVLQQFTAALPDSAGGDSSEEAAELRRQVREAFGASEPNQQRTLDAVRRVIPRDAIVVADATLPAYSAVQAFPVYEPRTYMGPHGWADIGFGFPASLGAAVGRPDVPVVLFSGDGGFQLNLQELGTAAQYDIPLTAIVWNNNSWGVLRGQQRTLFSERYMASDLVNPDFVRLAESYGLAATRVDTLAELETTLDGAIKSRGFHLIEVSMPNDFAGFR from the coding sequence ATGAGCGGAGGCAAAGCAGTCATCGATTCCCTGATGGCGCAGGGCGTGGACACGGCCTTCGGCATCATTTCCGTGCACATGATGTCCGTGTATGACGCGCTGTACGACCTTCAGGACAAGTTCCGCTTCATCAGCGCCCGGCACGAGCAGGCTGCGGCGTACGAGGCGGACGGCTATGCGCGGGCTACGGGGAAGCCGGGGGTATGCTTCACGAGCACGGGCCCCGGCGCGGCGAACACGCTGGGTGCGCTGGGCGAGGCGTGGTCGGCGTCGTCGCCGGTGCTGCAGGTCACGAGCAACGTCGATCTGGCGCTGGTGGACAAGGGGCTCGGCTTCCTGCACGAGCCGTTCAAGCAGCAGCAGATGTTCGAGTCGGTGACGCGGTGGCAGGCGATGCCGCGGACGCACCAGGAGATCTCGCAGACGATGCTGGACGCGTTCAACCGCTTCCAAACGGAGCGGCCGGGGCCCATCGAGATCGAGGTGCCCACGGACATCCTCCACTCCGATGCGGACGTGGAGGTGCTGGGGCGGCAGGAGCAGGCCAAGAGCGCGGGCGACCCGGCGGCGGTCGAGAAGGCCGCGCAGACGCTGGCAGGGTGCAAGCGCATCGTCATCTGGGCGGGCGGCGGCGTCATCTCGGCGGAGGCGACGGCGCAGCTCAGGGCGCTCGCCGAGCGGCTGGGGGCGGTGGTGGTGACGACGTACGGCGGCAAGGGCGCGTTTCCGGCGGACCACCCGCTGTACGCGGGCGTGACGTGGGGAGGGCGCGGACCGTACGGACCCAACCCGATCCAGAAGGCGCTGCCGGAAGCCGACGCCGTGGTCATCGTGGGCAGCCGGATGCCGTACCACATGACGAAGATGGTGGGCATAAAGCTGCCGGAGACCATCGTGCAGATCGACATTGACGCGACCGAGCTGGGGAAGAACTACCCGGTGACGGCGGGCGTGCAGGGCGATGCGGCGCTCGTGCTGCAGCAGTTCACGGCGGCGCTGCCAGACTCGGCGGGCGGCGACAGCAGCGAGGAGGCCGCCGAGCTGCGGCGGCAGGTGCGCGAGGCGTTCGGGGCAAGCGAGCCGAACCAGCAGCGGACGCTCGACGCCGTGCGGCGGGTCATACCGCGCGACGCCATCGTCGTGGCAGACGCGACGCTGCCGGCATACTCGGCGGTGCAGGCGTTCCCGGTGTACGAGCCGCGCACGTACATGGGGCCGCACGGGTGGGCGGACATCGGCTTCGGGTTCCCGGCGTCGCTGGGCGCGGCCGTCGGGCGGCCGGACGTGCCGGTGGTGCTGTTCAGCGGCGACGGCGGGTTCCAGCTCAACCTGCAGGAGCTTGGCACGGCGGCGCAGTACGACATCCCTCTGACGGCCATCGTGTGGAACAACAACTCGTGGGGCGTGCTCAGGGGTCAGCAGCGAACGCTCTTCAGCGAGCGTTACATGGCGTCCGACCTGGTGAACCCCGACTTCGTGCGGCTGGCCGAGTCCTACGGGCTTGCGGCGACGCGGGTGGACACGCTGGCCGAGCTGGAGACGACGCTGGACGGAGCGATCAAGTCGCGGGGCTTCCACCTGATCGAGGTGTCGATGCCGAACGACTTCGCGGGGTTCCGGTAG
- a CDS encoding dihydrolipoamide acetyltransferase family protein: MAITVLMPRMGYDTQEAIVVKWLKAEGEHVNLGDDIAEIETDKAIVPMPSGATGTLLKQVAAEGDTVPVGQLLAIIGQPGEDVSEALASAAATAQAAPAQPERATAPAPSTPTAPSAAPAGVRASPIARKLAAERGIDLAHVTGSGPGGRITEADVAAYAEQLLSEATEPTTAAETVPLSRMRLAIARLTSHSKSEIPHFYMAIEVSADPALALRSEVNPKLQSQNVRLSVNDMVVKACALALQKYPTLNASFAGDSLLFHPSINIGVVVDMDQEGIMVPALLECQDKSIIELSTAGRDLVRRAKENALRPEELTSATFAISNLGSLGVHTFQAVVHPPNAAILAVGAIRKEPVVRGDEIVVGQMMNLTISVDHRVEDGVTAARFLGELKRLLERPSELLPEELR; this comes from the coding sequence GTGGCCATCACCGTCCTCATGCCCCGCATGGGCTATGACACGCAAGAGGCCATTGTCGTCAAGTGGCTGAAGGCCGAGGGCGAACACGTGAACCTCGGCGATGACATTGCCGAGATCGAGACGGACAAGGCGATTGTGCCGATGCCGTCCGGGGCGACCGGCACGCTCCTCAAGCAGGTTGCCGCGGAGGGCGACACCGTTCCAGTCGGGCAACTGCTCGCAATCATCGGACAGCCGGGCGAGGACGTCTCGGAGGCGCTGGCAAGTGCGGCGGCAACAGCGCAGGCGGCACCGGCGCAACCGGAACGGGCAACGGCGCCTGCGCCTTCCACACCCACCGCTCCCTCGGCGGCGCCGGCCGGCGTGCGGGCCTCGCCGATTGCGCGGAAGCTGGCGGCGGAGCGCGGCATCGACCTGGCGCACGTGACGGGCTCGGGGCCGGGCGGGCGGATCACGGAGGCCGATGTCGCAGCGTATGCCGAGCAACTGCTGTCGGAGGCGACGGAGCCAACGACGGCCGCCGAGACAGTGCCCCTGAGCCGGATGCGGTTGGCGATTGCGCGGCTAACGTCGCACAGCAAGAGCGAGATCCCGCACTTCTACATGGCCATCGAGGTGTCGGCTGACCCGGCGCTGGCCCTGCGAAGCGAGGTCAACCCCAAGCTGCAATCGCAGAACGTGCGCCTCAGCGTCAACGACATGGTGGTCAAAGCGTGCGCGTTGGCGCTGCAGAAGTACCCCACGCTGAACGCGAGCTTTGCGGGCGACTCGCTGCTGTTCCACCCCTCAATCAACATCGGCGTTGTGGTGGACATGGACCAAGAGGGGATCATGGTCCCGGCGCTGCTGGAGTGCCAGGACAAGAGCATCATCGAGCTGTCAACGGCGGGCCGCGATCTGGTGCGGCGCGCAAAAGAGAACGCGCTGCGGCCGGAGGAGCTGACGAGCGCGACGTTCGCCATCAGCAACCTCGGCAGCCTGGGCGTGCACACCTTCCAAGCGGTGGTGCACCCACCCAACGCTGCGATCCTCGCGGTGGGGGCCATCCGTAAGGAGCCCGTCGTGCGGGGCGACGAGATTGTCGTGGGGCAGATGATGAACCTCACCATCTCAGTCGACCACCGGGTGGAGGACGGCGTCACCGCGGCCCGGTTCCTCGGTGAGCTGAAGCGGCTGCTGGAGCGGCCGTCGGAACTGCTGCCCGAGGAGCTGCGGTAA
- the lpdA gene encoding dihydrolipoyl dehydrogenase, with translation MATYDVVIIGAGPGGYVAALRAAQLGMKVAVVERDSVGGTCLNWGCIPSKALIRNAEVVSLFKNANFWGVNIEGMQVDFGAAVDRSRGVVDRMTRGVNYLFRKNGVDVVNGHARLRDAHTVAVEGSEELLEASTIIIATGARPRSLPGLDVDGELVMTSREALEARAMPASAVFVGGGAIGCELAFVYNAYGVDTTIIEALPRLLPLEDAEVSAEVERVFKRQGINCRPGTHLVSHRRESDKAVLTVFTVDDEGEEEVLTDRVVVAVGIQGNVEGLGLEEAGISTERGLITVDEHLQTTAEGVYAVGDVNGKLALAHVASAQGVYVVERLAGLNPTPLDHGLMPRAVYCQPQVASFGMTEEAARDAGLAVRVGKFPFRPNGKALGAADYEGFAKVVVEEGSERILGAHLVGPEVTELLGELSMTRLLEGTARELGEMVHAHPSLSEVVKEAALAAVGEALHG, from the coding sequence ATGGCCACATACGACGTTGTCATCATCGGCGCGGGGCCCGGCGGCTACGTGGCGGCGCTGCGTGCGGCACAGCTGGGCATGAAGGTTGCCGTGGTGGAGCGCGACAGCGTCGGCGGGACGTGCCTCAACTGGGGGTGCATTCCGAGCAAGGCGCTCATCCGCAACGCCGAGGTGGTCAGCCTCTTCAAGAATGCGAACTTCTGGGGGGTCAACATCGAGGGGATGCAGGTGGACTTCGGCGCGGCCGTCGACCGGAGCCGCGGGGTGGTGGACCGGATGACAAGGGGCGTCAACTACCTCTTCCGCAAGAACGGGGTTGACGTGGTCAACGGGCATGCGCGCCTGCGGGACGCGCACACGGTGGCAGTCGAGGGCTCGGAGGAGCTGCTGGAGGCATCGACCATCATCATCGCGACTGGGGCGCGGCCACGGTCGCTGCCGGGGCTGGACGTCGACGGCGAACTGGTGATGACGAGCCGTGAGGCGCTGGAGGCGAGGGCCATGCCCGCTTCGGCGGTCTTCGTCGGCGGCGGGGCGATCGGGTGCGAGCTGGCATTCGTGTACAACGCCTATGGCGTCGACACCACCATCATCGAGGCGCTGCCGCGGCTGCTGCCGCTGGAGGACGCGGAGGTGAGCGCGGAGGTGGAGCGGGTCTTCAAGAGGCAGGGCATCAATTGCAGGCCCGGCACGCACCTGGTGAGCCACCGTCGCGAGAGCGACAAGGCCGTCCTGACGGTGTTCACAGTCGACGACGAGGGCGAGGAAGAGGTGCTCACGGACCGCGTTGTGGTGGCGGTGGGCATTCAGGGCAACGTTGAGGGGCTGGGGCTGGAGGAAGCGGGCATCTCGACGGAGCGGGGGCTCATTACCGTCGACGAGCACCTGCAGACGACGGCCGAGGGCGTCTACGCCGTGGGGGACGTCAACGGGAAGCTGGCGCTGGCACACGTGGCGTCGGCGCAGGGCGTGTACGTCGTGGAGCGGCTGGCGGGGCTGAACCCGACACCGCTGGACCATGGCTTGATGCCGCGGGCCGTGTACTGCCAGCCGCAGGTGGCGAGCTTCGGGATGACGGAGGAGGCGGCGCGGGACGCGGGGCTGGCTGTACGCGTGGGGAAATTCCCGTTCCGGCCCAACGGCAAGGCGCTGGGGGCAGCAGACTACGAGGGTTTTGCAAAGGTGGTCGTGGAAGAGGGCTCGGAGCGCATCTTGGGCGCGCACCTTGTCGGGCCGGAAGTAACGGAGCTGCTGGGCGAGCTCTCGATGACTCGACTGCTGGAAGGGACGGCGCGGGAGCTCGGGGAGATGGTGCACGCACACCCGAGTCTCTCGGAGGTGGTCAAGGAGGCGGCGCTGGCGGCGGTCGGCGAGGCGCTGCACGGGTAG